The segment CCATTTATTTTTCGCAAGGCATATGGCTAACGAAACTATGGGCATCGCTCTCGGCATGATCGAGACTCGCGGCCTTGTTCCAGCTATTGAAGCTGCTGATGCAATGACCAAGGCTGCTGAAGTACGCCTAATAGGTCGTGAATTCGTAGGTGGCGGTTACGTAACAGTTTTAGTACGTGGAGAAACCGGTGCAGTTAACGCAGCAGTTCGTGCAGGCGCTGACGCTTGTGAGCGTGTAGGCGACGGACTTGTTGCTGCTCATATCATTGCTCGCCCTCATAGAGAAGTTGAGCCTGCATTGGGTAATGGCAACTTTCTTGGTCAAAAGGACTGAAGTATAAGACGCTTTAACTAAGTAAAGCGCAATTTCATATCCCTACATCGACTTTAAGGAGTTATCTAATGAGTAAGAAGTATGACGCCGGGGTTAAGGAGTACAGAGACACCTACTGGACTCCCGATTATGTACCCCTAGATACAGACCTATTGGCTTGCTTTAAATGCACTGGCCAAGAAGGAGTCCCAAGAGAAGAAGTGGCTGCTGCTGTAGCTGCTGAATCTTCAACAGGTACTTGGTCTACAGTTTGGTCTGAATTGCTAACTGACCTTGAATTTTATAAAGGTCGTTGTTATCGCATTGAAGACGTTCCTGGAGATAAAGAATCCTTCTATGCATTCATTGCATACCCCCTAGACCTTTTTGAAGAAGGTTCGATCACAAACGTTTTGACTTCTTTGGTTGGAAACGTTTTTGGTTTTAAAGCTTTACGTCATTTGCGTTTGGAAGACATTCGTTTTCCAATGGCATTCATCAAGACTTGTGGTGGCCCACCTAATGGAATTGTTGTAGAGCGTGACCGCTTGAACAAGTATGGCCGTCCTCTTCTTGGTTGTACCATTAAGCCAAAGCTTGGCTTGTCTGGTAAGAACTATGGACGTGTGGTTTATGAGTGCCTTCGTGGTGGCTTAGACCTTACTAAAGATGATGAGAACATAAACTCACAACCTTTTCAGCGTTGGAGAGAGCGTTTTGAGTTTGTTGCTGAAGCTGTAAAGCTTGCTCAACAAGAAACTGGTGAAGTCAAAGGGCATTACCTTAACTGTACTGCGACAACTCCTGAGGAGATGTATGAGCGTGCTGAGTTTGCTAAAGAGCTCGACATGCCTATCATCATGCATGACTACATTACCGGTGGTTTTACTGCTAACACAGGATTAGCCAACTGGTGTCGTAAGAATGGCATGCTGCTTCATATCCACAGGGCTATGCATGCAGTAATTGACCGTCATCCAAAGCATGGTATTCATTTCCGTGTATTAGCAAAATGCTTACGCCTTTCTGGTGGTGACCAGCTTCATACTGGTACCGTTGTTGGAAAGCTAGAAGGTGACCGTCAGACAACACTTGGATACATTGACAACTTACGTGAATCTTTCGTTCCAGAAGACCGTACACGCGGAAACTTCTTCGACCAGGACTGGGGTTCTATGCCTGGTGTATTCGCGGTAGCTTCCGGTGGTATTCACGTTTGGCATATGCCAGCACTACTTGCTATCTTTGGCGATGACTCTTGCCTACAGTTTGGTGGTGGTACTCATGGACACCCATGGGGATCAGCTGCTGGTGCAGCTGCCAACCGTGTAGCTCTCGAGGCTTGTGTTAAGGCTCGTAATGCTGGAAGAGAAATTGAAAAAGAAAGTCGCGACATCCTTATGGAAGCGGCTAAGCACAGCCCAGAATTGGCTATTGCACTTGAGACATGGAAGGAGATCAAGTTTGAGTTCGATACAGTCGACAAGCTTGACGTCCAGTAATAGCAAATTGAAGGGGACAGGTTCCCCCTTCAATTCTTCCTTCAAATTTCTTTGCCGATAAAACACGGCGTTTATCCATTCACTTACAGGTTCACCATGCCTTTCCAGAGCACAGTTGGTGACTATCAAACAGTTGCCACCCTGGAGACTTTCGGCTTCTTGCCGCCAATGACCCAGGACGAAATTTACGATCAAATTGCTTACATTATTGCTCAGGGTTGGAGCCCTGTCATCGAGCATGTTCATCCAAGTGGTTCTATGCAGTCCTATTGGTCTTATTGGAAGCTACCTTTCTTCGGCGAGAAGGATCTGAACGTGCTTGTTAATGAACTAGAGGCCTGCCATCGTGCATACCCTGATCACCATGTTCGGATGGTCGGTTATGACGCTTATACCCAAAGCCAGGGTACAGCTTTCGTGGTTTTCGAAGGACGCTGATTTTAAGTTATCAGTTTAAATAGCCTCGATTTCTCGGGGCTATCTATATCTCAAAGAGGGGATTAACTCCTCTCTAATTACAAAGTTTTAAAGGGGCGGACATGGCATCACAATCTAGTAGAGAACTTGCACTTGAGCGCCGTAAGGCTCTTAGTACCGGAGGCAAACAGGCCTCTGGACTTGGCTCGTCAAGTCCTAATCGCGTTAGATCTGCATCTGATGTAGGCGTTACAAGGACTGATGCCTCATTTATCAAGTCAAGTAAAAACAAGATAAGTTCAGCCCCAAAAGCACATTCAAAAACATCTATTTCTGTGACTTCAACAAGCAGTCATTCTAAAATAAGAAACCCTAGGCATATAAGTAACCCTAGTAGAGATTTGGTGCTTGCTCGTAGAGAGGCTCTATCTAAACGTGGTAAGACAGCAGATAAAAGTCAAGATAGAACAAGAGTAGATGTTGCGAAAAATGCTTCGGAAAAATCTTTAAAAGTACTTTCAGTTAATACTAAGGTAGAAGCTTGTTGTGAACCTTGTGCAGAAGAAAAAGCACGTCAGTCAGCTGAAAACGCTAGTCATTTTACTCTTGACATTCCCAAAGCCACTACTCGTCGCAACACCAGCACTAAACGAAGAGCAATAGAGAATCCAAGTAGATCACTTGTTTTGGCTAGACGTGAAGCCTTATCAAAACATGGGAAATCAGCCGCCATTCAGCCGACTACTCCGGCTGCAGTGGCTCGTCAAGGCAATCCAGATTTATCTAGCCGCGAAATTTCTCAAAGAGTGAGAGAGTTAAGGAGTAAAAGTGGAGCTACAGGCAAGAAAAGGTCATGTGGAACAAGACCTTGTGGACCTAATAAAAATGGTTCTAAAGAAGGAGCACTTGCAGCAGATGCTCATTGGAAAGTAGGAGTAAGTCAGACTTCTTCTGGTCAGTTAGTTACTGGTACTCAGGCGAATAGATCAATCAAAACTACTGGTAATGAAGCTAGTACTTGTCGCTCAGTTACTGGGACACAATATCTTGGTGCAGATACCATTAATACTTTTTGTCAGACGCCTCCTCCTAATCATCAACCTGCAAAGGTAAGTTTAACCACTACCTCTCATGGCAATCAGGTGACAGGAAATGAGGTAGGTCGTTCTGAAAAAGTAACTGGAGACGAGCCTGGTACTTGCAAAAATCTTACCGGGACTGAGTATATTTCTGCTGATCAAACAAATTCTTATTGTGGAGGTGTTAATCCTTCTCCACGCAAAGTAGGGCAAAGCTTGACTCAAGAGGGACGCAAGGTCAGTGGGGTAATGGTTGGAAGAACGTCAAGTGTTACTGGTAATGAGGCAGGTGCAGAAAAGCATTTAACTGGAGACCAATATTTGGGAACTGATCCTTTGCCTGAAGGTAGGCCCGCAGAAAAAGTAGGTCTTTTTAATACTCTTAGTGGAACATCAGTGACAGGAACAGGAGTTGGGAGAGCAGGAAGTGTAACTGGTGATGAGGCTGGCAGCTGCAAGAACATAACTGGTGATGAGTATATTGGCTTTCAACAGTACGATTCTTTTTGTCCAGCTAAACCTCCAGCAGAGGCTCAAAAAGTTGGATTGAGTCTTACAAATAAATCTCAATTTGTTAGTGGAACAATGACTGGCAGATCGTCCTTGGTGACAGGTGATGAACCCGGAACTTGCAAATCAGTTACAGGGACACCTTATTCAGGTTTAGAAGATTCAGCTCAATTATGCAATTCAAGTTCAATTGAAGAGCTTCAAAACAGAAGTCCTAGAAGATTAGGTACTCCTGGAGCTCCTATGACTGGACTTCAGCCAGGGGTTGGAGGGGTTATGACTGGAGCTGAGAAGGGTGCTTGCGAACCTCTGACGGGCACACCTTACGTTGGAGCAGATCAGCTGGTTCAAGCATGTGGGAAAAGAGCTCCAGCAGGTAGTAGTAACTATAATGATGGCTCCTCTTCGGTAGGTACTCGATTTACGGTCACACCTCCAGCAAGAGCTGCTCAGGGAGATCGTGACTCCAGTGGAGGCGTCACAGGTACTAGCTATGAAAGAGGATCTAACATAACAGGACCATTTGACATGGCAGTAAATAAGGTTACAGGCACAGAGCAATTTAGATTTGATAGTAGGCAAGCTTTGCTTAGCGCTACTTCATTACCTGAAAATAGTTCCTCTGAAACGAATAACTCATCTCCTCGACCACAGTCTCGGATTACAGGCGAAGGTCAATCTGCAGGCTTAAACATTACTGGAGATGATTGGGCTAGAGGAGAGAGAGTAACAGGAACGGAAGGAGCTTCGGCTAAAAGAAGAAATCCTTCACGGGCTGGAACGATGAGTGCCATGCCTGCCTTTGATGTTAAACGCAACGAAGAGATGGCTAAGCCTGACCTTTTGATCACAGGTTCTAGTGGCAATACTGGACAAGGTCAGTTAGTTACTTTCTCTGGCGGAGCAAGAGGGTAGTTGATTAATGGCCTATAGGAAACTGGCCGGAAATAGAGGTCGTCTTCAAGGACCAACAGCGCCTAGGAAGAGTTATCTTTCTGCTCAACAAATCAAGCCAGTATTAAAGGAGCCATCTATTTTTTCAAATGGATTACACCCTTTGACTGACTTGACTTTTAATAAAAGACTCCAAACCTATGAAGAAGAAGTAAAAGGTAGATTTGATGAGATTGTTCCCCTCCTTAAAGAGGTATCAACTCTTCAGCATGATAATGATTTTGTAGAGATTGCTCAAAAACTAGCTATTTCAAAATTAGGATTTGAACTTCCAAAACATATTTTAGAGAAAGCTTGGGTTCGTCCGTTAGATATGAGAGCTTTATTTGCTGCATGTGTTTTTCAAGCACACCAATTATCAAGTAATCAGTTTTTTGATTCTGATCCTTTAAGTGGTTCAGAGAGTAGTGAAGAAGCCAAAGTATTTGAGTCTTTTTTTACAGAATGCGGCTTTCACTTGTTAGATGTAACTCCTTGTGCTGATGGACGCTTGGCTCATTCTATTGCTTATGTACTTAGAATACCCTTTAGTTCAGTTAGAAGGAGATCTCATGCAGGAGCATTATTTGACATCGAAAATACAGTTAATCGTTGGGTAAAAACAGAACATAGAAGATATAGGGAAGGCGTGCCTAATCTTCCAACAGATCCAACTAGATATTTAAAAGTAGTCGTTTACCATTTTAGTTCAGTCAATCCCTCTACCCAAGGTTGTGCTGCTCATGGGAGTGATGACAGCCTGGCAGCTTCTGAAGGGCTCCAAAGACTGCTTGACTTCAAGCAGTCTGTAGAGAATAGTTTTTGCTGCGGGGCCTCAGTTGACCTTTTACTTTTAGGCCTTGATACGGATACAGATGAGATTCGTGTTCATATACCTAATTCGGCCAGTGATATCCTTCTTGATCAATGGATTGCTGCAAAGGAAATATACGAAGAGACCAAATCACTTTCTGTTAATGAGGCCATTCAATATATTAAAGAAAGAGTTCGTAAAAGTGTCACGGGTAATATTGACAAAGGGATGGTGGACTTTATTTCAAAGTTAATAGTCAACAATATATCTCAAATAGACTATGTAAAGACTGTTCATAATGGCCCTTACCCTGATGAAGGTCATGCCGAGAGATTTATTGGTGTTGGTATTGGATTCAAGGAAGTACATTTGCGAAATCTGACTTATTTTGCTCATTTAGATACTGTTGAAGAAGGGGCTCCTGATTTGGATGTAGGCGTAAAGATTTTTAAAGGCCTTAATGTTTCACGAGACTTGCCTATACCTATTGTAATTAGATTTGATTATTCAGGAAGAGTCCCTGGCGCTAGAGATAGAGCTGTTTCAGATTGCAAGAGAGTTGATAGTGCTATTTTTAATCGTTATCGAAAGCTAGTAGATGATGGCCTATTGCATACATGCCTTACGATTCGTGATCGAGATGCAAAATCCCCTGCAGAAATTGTAGGGTCTTCTCTCGATCCTGCCCTTAAGGAGGAACATTGAAATGTTGATTTGTAAGGTTGTAAAACCACTAGTTTCCACTAACCGCATTCCTGGTTTTGAACACAAGCATCTTCAGGTTGTTTTGGACGGCAGCTCTAAGAAAGTTGCTGTAGACGCTGTAGGGTGCAAGCCTGATGATTGGGTGATTTGTGTAGGTAGCTCAGCTGCTAGAGAGGCTGCTGGTAGCAAGTCATATCCAAGTGACTTGACGATAGTAGGAATTATTGACCATTGGGATCCAACTAACCCTGATTCTGCAAGTGGTGTTAAGTAATGGAAATTATGCAAGTTATGGGACGCTTAGTTTGCACGCAAAGAGTCGAAGGCTTAGGGCATATGCATTTGCGTGTTCTAAAGAACAATAAAGGAAAGCAACTTGTTGCAGTTGATCCGGTGGGAGCAAGACAGGGTAATTGGGTGTTTACGGCAAGTGGCTCGGCAGCAAGATTTGCTTGTCCAGACGCGACTATCCAAACTGATCTCACAATAGGAGGAATTATTGATTATTGGAGTCCAGACGATTAGCTCAGGACTTAATGACCTCTTGTAAAAAACATTATTTATTTAAATGGCTACTAATTCTTCCTCGCGCGATAGTCAAGCTAAAAAAGCTTCAAAAGCATCAGATCCATCAAATCAGATTGTGGATATTGTTTCTGAAAAAATAGATTCTGAAGCTAAACCTCCTAAGCAAGCTATCGAATCGTCTTATAAATCAGGCGCAAAACCTAAAAGAACTTCAGTTACCTCAAAAGAAACTGTCAAAGGTTGGGGTGGAGGTAGCAATAACTCTTCAAATGAAGTTTCAGGGAATTTTGAGCCTGTTCAAGGTATAGCTTTAGGGATGATTGAAACTCGGGGTATGGTTCCAGCTATTGAAGCTGCTGATGCAATGACTAAAGCAGCAGAAGTGAATTTGGTGGCTCGTGAGTATATAGGAGGAGGATATGTAACTGTAATGGTTCGTGGTGAAACAGGTGCTGTTAATGCATCAGTGAGGGCAGGTGCTGATGCTTGCGAAAGAGTTGGAGATGGATTAGTTGCAGCACATATAATTGCAAGACCTCATGTTGAGGTTGAACCAGCTCTTAAACCAAGCGGAGCCAAGCGAAGATTATAAATTTATGAAGAGAGTTATTTATAAATTTATTTTGTTCTTCTACTCGCACACATATTGAATTAGCTTTCTTAAGACGAAAACGTACCCTTTCACTAATGCATAAATGGAAAGAAAAGATTAGACCTATTCGTTTAGAGAGGCGTTTTGAATTTGAGACTTATCAAGATACAAGAGATTTTTTGGATAAATTGGGAACATTGTCTGAATCGCTTGAGATTTACCCAGATATCAGCTTTGGCAAAACATACGTAAATTTAAGTTTGTTCCCATCCTCTGAAGAGGAGAATGCTGCAATGTCAATTCAAGATATTGACTTTGCAGAAAAGGTAGATGTGATTTTTGAAGCTTAAACGCAAAAACGTCAATTTTTGGGTTCTTCAATGTCTCTTTTGATTAATGCCATCAAGTAAGCAGGAGCCTTGTATCGACCAGGAAGGCATCGATTTAAAGTTTCCAGATGCCCCCAACACACTGTTCTTTTGATCTCTTCAGCGGTCTTACCGTCGATAAGAAGACGCCTTAGAGCCTTGCAGTAGAGAGGATAACCAGCCTCTAGTTCACCAATTGTCAGCTTTGCTGCGGGCATGGCCTGTCGCAGTTCAAGACTTAATCTAGACAAAAGTGTGGCCGCCTTGCAAACCATGAATTTTAAATTTCTTAGACTTTTTTGCTCTCAATCTGCCCATGCAACACAGTCAATTTCTACTAAAGCTCCTTTGGGAAGCCTTGATACTTCAATGCATGCCCTTGCTGGACTTGAGCCTTTCCCAAAGACTTCCCCGTAAATTTTGTTCACTTTGTCAAAGTCTTTTAAATTTACAAGATAGATAGTTGTTCTTATGACCTGTGATGGCTTCATATTGGCTGCATTGATTACAGCCACAAGATTTTTGAGAACTTGACGGGTCTCTTCTTCGATACATCCATCTCCAACCATTGCCCCTGTTGATGGATTTAACCCAATTTGGCCTGAGCAATACAGCCAACCCCCAGCAAGTATTGCTTGGCTGTATGGCCCTACTGGGGATGGTGCCTCATCTGTTTCAATTTTGGTTTGTCGTGAAGGTTGCATAGGGAATTATTGCTTTTGCTCATTAAAGCTATATTTAGCCATTCCAGTTGTCTTTGTGCTTTCTCAAGCGATAAAATTCATCAACACTTTTAGATCTAAGGAATAAATTAGTTTTTCTTTCTTCCTCAAGGGTGCTAGGGAGGGTTGGTAAACCGTTAGCCCTTATTTCTATAACTTTTTCCAACCGCTTTTTGATTAACAAATCTTCAGGGAGAAGGTTGTTGGCCCATCGCAGATTTGATTCAGTGTATTCGTGAGCACAATAAATTTTTGTTTGTGAAGGAAGTGAATTAATTTTTTTCAAGGAATAAAACATTTCTTTAGGGCTACCTTCAAACAATCTTCCGCAACCTCCACTAAATAAGGTGTCACCACAAAAAATAATAGGTTCCGTATCTTCGTTCTTGATTCCTGAAGAATAGAAAGCAATATGAGCTTTTGTATGCCCTGGAAGCGCTAATACCTTTACTTTGCAACCTAAGATTCTTAACTCATCATCATCTTGTACGGAATAAGATTGAAATGGAATCCTATCCAAATCTTCTTTGCTAGCAATTACAGGAGTTGAAGGCCAACGTGTAATCAAAGATTTTGTCCCACCAATGTGATCGTCATGATGGTGTGTTTGTAAAACGCAATTCAGGCTTAGATTGTTCTTATCAAGGAACTCAACAACAGGATCTGAAACTGATGGATCAACTACGACAGCTTCTCTTCCTCTTTCCCAAATCCAGATAATGTTATCTGTAAGTACTGGAAGAGCATGAATTATGCAATTTTTTGTTTTCTTTGCCATTTCTTTCATGAGGGAAAATTTAATCCCAGCTTGATTTCATGATTACTGTTGCTTTAGCTAAAGGAGCTTTGCTCAAAGATTCTGTAACACGGTTTTCCAATGCGGGCTTGGATTTTTCTGCTGTATTAGATCCAAATAATCGCCAGCTAATGGTCCCTTCTACTTGTGGCCGAGCCAACGCCCTGCTTGTGCGTAATGGCGATGTCCCTGTCTATGTAGCTTATGGCCAAGCCCAGTTGGGAGTCGTTGGGTTTGATGTATTGAGTGAGCATCAGACGTCTGTCGCTAATTTAGTGGACCTTGGTTTTGGTGGGTGTCATATGGCCCTTGCTGTTAAGGAAACAAGTCGCTATAAATCTGCGATAGATTTACCTGCTCATTGTCGAGTCGCAAGTAAATTTACAAATTGTGCAAGACGTTTCTTTGAAGATCTTGATTTACCAGTTGAATTGGTTCATCTCACAGGTTCAGTTGAATTAGGCCCTATCACAGGAATGGCAGAAGCGATCGTAGATTTAGTAGCAACAGGTCGTACTCTTCAGGAAAATGGATTAATAGAAATTGATCATCTTTTCAACTCAACTGCACGATTAATCGGAAACCCCCTTTCATTGCGACTTGATTCAGGAGATCTTGGCAGAATTGTAGATGCAATGAGATTTCAAGAATTAGTTACTCCTTTCTAAAATATGGCCTTTAACGATTTCCGTAGGATTAAACGTCTTGGTAGATATCTTCATAGAGATAGGAAAAGTTTGGTTGTCATACTTTTGATTATGCTGCCTGTTGCTTTAGCAGGTGCTATACAACCTCTTTTGGTGGGTCAGGCAATAAGTGTCTTAAAAGGAGAACCGACTCTTGCTTGGTTTAGTAGTTTCTCAATGACTTCTTCAATAAGAGGATTGGTATCTTTGCTGTTAATATCTGTTCTTTTACGTTTAGCCCTTCAGGGATACCAGTCTTACAACATTCAAAGAGTTGGTCAAAGGTTAACTGCTCGAATTAGAGATGATTTGTTTGCGCATGCAATGTCGTTGTCCTTGAGATATCACGATTCAATGCCTGTCGGGAAATTACTTACAAGACTAACTAGTGATGTTGACGCATTAGCAGAGGTTTTTGGTAGTGGTGCCGTTGGAGTGTTGGCTGATGTGGTAAGCCTCTTGGTAATTGCTATAACCATGATTTTAATAGATCCAAGACTTGGTTTTTTGCTTTTATTCACACAGATTCCAGTAATTGCATTAATTTTATGGCTGCAAAAAAAATATAGAAGAGCAAATTATCAAGTACGTGAGGAACTCTCTCAGTTAAATGCAGACTTTCAGGAAAATCTTCAAGGTATTGAGGTTGTTCAAATGTTTCGAAGGGAATTTGTAAATGGTCAAATTTTTTATAGAACTGGTATGGCATATAGAAAGGCAGTAAATGGCACAATTTTTTATGACAGTAGTATTTCAGCTTTTGTTGAATGGGTTTCTTTGGCTGTAGTTGCATTAGTAATTGTATTAGGAGGTTGGCTTGTTACGGCTGGATCTATGGGCCTAGGTACATTGACTACATTTATACTTTATTCTCAAAGGTTATTTGAACCCTTACGTCAACTTGCTGAGAGATTCACTCAGATTCAAGGAGGGTTAACTGCTGTAGAACGGATAGGAGAATTTCTTGAAGAAAATATAGAAATTGTTGATAACAAAAATAATTTTACGAGTGGAGCTGTTAAAGAAAAACAAAAATCTTGCAATAAAAAAGGCGAGGTTGTTTTTGAAAATGTGAGCTTTGCTTATCGGCAAGATGAACAAATAATTAGTGACCTTAGTTTTAAGATCTCACCTGGGGAACATGTCGCGCTTGTTGGACCAACAGGCTCAGGGAAGACTACAGTAATTAGACTTCTATGCCGCTTGTATGAACCACAACAAGGGAAAATACTTCTTGATGGGGTTGACATTAGAGATGTTCCTATCGCAGAGCTTCGAAGGAAGCTAGGAGTAGTTCTCCAGGATACTTTCTTGTTTAGTGGGGATGTTTCTGAAAATCTTCGCTTGGACACTCCTATAGATGATGATCGATTGCAGAGCATTTGTGAGGAGCTTGGGCTAAGTGCTTTGCTGAATAGATTGCCTAATGGCCTTAACACTTCTTTAAGGGAACGAGGCAGTAACTTATCTTCTGGTGAAAGACAATTGTTATCTGTCGCTCGAGTGGCTATTCGTAGTCCAGATGTTTTGATAATGGATGAGGCAACTGCTTTTATGGATCCCTCTACCGAAGCAGCTTTGCAAGGTGATTTAGAAAGATTACTTGAGAAAAGGACAGCATTAGTAATTGCTCATCGCTTAGCAACGGTAGAATCCGCAGACCGTATTTTGGTTATGCGTCAAGGAAAACTTATAGAAGAAGGTACTCACTTGCAGCTTCGAGCTAAAGGAGGCCTTTACTCTCAACTCGCGGAATTGCAAGAAAGAGGGCTGGCAAAACTTTAAAAATCAAGTTGTTTCATCAATGATTAAGAAAACTGCTTTTGGAAAATTTTTAGGAATAAAACCTATAAATGATAGTTTTTTGAATTCCTTTGAAATATCGAATGTTTATGGGGCAGAGGCTTTTGAATCCAAATCTTCGAATCCTGAGGTTGGATTTATATTTAGCCAATCTAAAGCTTTTGATTTAATTGAATTGGAGCAGCTTCTTCAATCTGTAGGTTGGAGTAGGAGGCCAATAAGAAGAGTGAAGAAAGCATTAGACAATAGCTTATTAAAAGTAGGCGTTTGGCGTCACGACCCAAGGTTCCCTAGGCTTGTCGGATTTGCTCGATGTACAGGAGATGGCGTGATTGATGCAACAGTATGGGATGTGGCTATACATCCTGTATATCAAGGGTCAGGGCTTGGCAAAGAATTGATGAATTACATACTCGCAGCTCTTAAGGATATGGGTATTAGCAGGGTGACCTTATTTGCTGATCCTGGAGTTGTTTCTTTTTATAGAAATCAGGGCTGGACTTTAGAACCTAGAGGTAATCGATGTGCCTTTTGGTATGCTAATTAATTGATTTATTATCTCTTATTTAAGAGAATAGTAATCTTTATATAGTGTGTATGTATCTTCTCCCTTGGACCAGCGATATCGGATAATTAAATTCTTAATTGAGTTCTTGAGGAGATTACTATTACGCCACCTCTTCCCATCGGTTTGAATATTAACCATCAAGCTTCTTAGCCTTTTAACTTTTAATATACGAGTAATAAAATCAACGTCTTCCATAAGATGTAATTTCTTATATCCTCCCAACTGCATATAAAGCTTTTTACTTATTAATAACCCTTGATCTCCATATGGTCTTTTGAATATGTTACTTCTTATATAAACAGTAGCTTCTAAAAGTCTATAAATAAATCCCTTATCTCGTATCTTAAAAGTAAAAAACCATGCATAATCTTTGGAGTTTTTGTCTTCGAGAATCGGTAACAACTTTTCCGACCAATTTGTTTCTAGTCTACTATCAGCATGTAAGAATAATAGCCATTCCCCTTTCGAAATTAAACCACCTTTATGTAATTGTAAGCCTCTATTTGCATCACTAGAAACTTTAAGGTTTGCCGGTGAAATCTTTGCAATATTCTTTGTTGAGTCTGAGCTG is part of the Prochlorococcus marinus str. MIT 0919 genome and harbors:
- a CDS encoding ABC transporter ATP-binding protein translates to MAFNDFRRIKRLGRYLHRDRKSLVVILLIMLPVALAGAIQPLLVGQAISVLKGEPTLAWFSSFSMTSSIRGLVSLLLISVLLRLALQGYQSYNIQRVGQRLTARIRDDLFAHAMSLSLRYHDSMPVGKLLTRLTSDVDALAEVFGSGAVGVLADVVSLLVIAITMILIDPRLGFLLLFTQIPVIALILWLQKKYRRANYQVREELSQLNADFQENLQGIEVVQMFRREFVNGQIFYRTGMAYRKAVNGTIFYDSSISAFVEWVSLAVVALVIVLGGWLVTAGSMGLGTLTTFILYSQRLFEPLRQLAERFTQIQGGLTAVERIGEFLEENIEIVDNKNNFTSGAVKEKQKSCNKKGEVVFENVSFAYRQDEQIISDLSFKISPGEHVALVGPTGSGKTTVIRLLCRLYEPQQGKILLDGVDIRDVPIAELRRKLGVVLQDTFLFSGDVSENLRLDTPIDDDRLQSICEELGLSALLNRLPNGLNTSLRERGSNLSSGERQLLSVARVAIRSPDVLIMDEATAFMDPSTEAALQGDLERLLEKRTALVIAHRLATVESADRILVMRQGKLIEEGTHLQLRAKGGLYSQLAELQERGLAKL
- a CDS encoding TIGR04283 family arsenosugar biosynthesis glycosyltransferase, with protein sequence MAKVNNYPKLSIIIPTLNESSRLPILLADIGLCSYNHEVNIIDAGSSDSTKNIAKISPANLKVSSDANRGLQLHKGGLISKGEWLLFLHADSRLETNWSEKLLPILEDKNSKDYAWFFTFKIRDKGFIYRLLEATVYIRSNIFKRPYGDQGLLISKKLYMQLGGYKKLHLMEDVDFITRILKVKRLRSLMVNIQTDGKRWRNSNLLKNSIKNLIIRYRWSKGEDTYTLYKDYYSLK
- a CDS encoding RidA family protein; protein product: MQPSRQTKIETDEAPSPVGPYSQAILAGGWLYCSGQIGLNPSTGAMVGDGCIEEETRQVLKNLVAVINAANMKPSQVIRTTIYLVNLKDFDKVNKIYGEVFGKGSSPARACIEVSRLPKGALVEIDCVAWAD
- a CDS encoding GNAT family N-acetyltransferase; this translates as MIKKTAFGKFLGIKPINDSFLNSFEISNVYGAEAFESKSSNPEVGFIFSQSKAFDLIELEQLLQSVGWSRRPIRRVKKALDNSLLKVGVWRHDPRFPRLVGFARCTGDGVIDATVWDVAIHPVYQGSGLGKELMNYILAALKDMGISRVTLFADPGVVSFYRNQGWTLEPRGNRCAFWYAN
- the hisG gene encoding ATP phosphoribosyltransferase, with product MITVALAKGALLKDSVTRFSNAGLDFSAVLDPNNRQLMVPSTCGRANALLVRNGDVPVYVAYGQAQLGVVGFDVLSEHQTSVANLVDLGFGGCHMALAVKETSRYKSAIDLPAHCRVASKFTNCARRFFEDLDLPVELVHLTGSVELGPITGMAEAIVDLVATGRTLQENGLIEIDHLFNSTARLIGNPLSLRLDSGDLGRIVDAMRFQELVTPF
- the gloB gene encoding hydroxyacylglutathione hydrolase, giving the protein MAKKTKNCIIHALPVLTDNIIWIWERGREAVVVDPSVSDPVVEFLDKNNLSLNCVLQTHHHDDHIGGTKSLITRWPSTPVIASKEDLDRIPFQSYSVQDDDELRILGCKVKVLALPGHTKAHIAFYSSGIKNEDTEPIIFCGDTLFSGGCGRLFEGSPKEMFYSLKKINSLPSQTKIYCAHEYTESNLRWANNLLPEDLLIKKRLEKVIEIRANGLPTLPSTLEEERKTNLFLRSKSVDEFYRLRKHKDNWNG